The sequence TGATAGCCGGTGCTGTAGGCGGCATGGCGGCTATGACTTATATGTGGATAAAGTATGGCAAGCCCGATATTTCCATGACGTGTAACGGTGCACTGGCGGGGCTTGTAGCTATAACAGCTCCTTGCGCCTTTGTGAGCGGCGTATCGGCTTTTATCATAGGGTTGGTAGCTGGTATACTGGTGTGCGTATCGGTAGAAGTGGTGGAAAAGAAGTTTAAAATCGATGATCCTGTGGGTGCTTTTTCGGTACATGGTGTAAACGGATTATGGGGTTTAATAAGTCTGGGGCTTTTTGCAGATGGCACTTATGGAGCAGGACTTAATGGTGTGTCCACCCCTGTTACTGGCCTTTTCTTCGGCGGCGGATTTGGCCAGCTAGGAGCCCAGCTCATCGATGCGGCGGTGGTAATCGTATACGGCTTTGGCCTCAGCTATCTATTCTTTAGAACCCTTGATGCTATAATGGGTATAAGGGTAAAAGCTGAAGACGAGATGGCCGGGCTGGACCTGCCTGAGATGGGCGCTATGGCATATCCCGATTTTCAGCTGGCACCCAGTTTATATGACAGCGGAGGGCTTAAGAAGAACCTTGCGGCTCCTGAGCTAAAAGTAGACGGGATATATAAAGATACACTGAATGGAAGGGGACTTGTTCAATGAAGAAAATCGAATGCATTATAAGACCGGAAAAACTGGAAGAGGTAAAAGCTGCCCTTGATAAGTGCGGTGTTCATGGCTTGACGGTGACACATGTTATGGGTTGTGGCCAGCAAAAGGGCCGTACAGAAGTTTATAGGGGCATTGAGCTTAACATAAATTTATTGCCCAAGATAAAGATTGAGATAGTGGCAAAAGATAGTGATGTAGATAAAATCGTGGAGGCGGTAGCAAATACCGCCAGGTCAGGTAAAATCGGCGATGGTAAGATATTCGTATATGAAATTGCTGAGGCTATAAGGATAAGGACGGGCGAGAAGGGCGATACCGCCATATAAGTCAGTAGACATATCGAAATTGCTACAAATCAAGCCGATGTGAAAAAGCCTTATATCTTTTTCGGATATAAGGCTTTTTGCTTTTAGTAAAATTTCTTTTTTGTTAATTCTTCTTGAACCAGGTCCAGTGTCTCTCCAAAGCGCTGGAAATGCACTATCTCTCTTTCCCGTAAAAATCTCAATGTATCTTTGACACAAGGGTCATCGGTTAAATTTATAAGGTGCTCATAGGTAGAGCGGGCTTTTTCCTCCGCTGCCATGTCCTCATGGAGATCTGCTATAGGGTCGCCCTTTGCCTGTATATATGTCGCTGTCCACGGCATTCCGGTGGTATCGGAGTAGAATAAAGCCCTGTCGTGTTCGGTATAATGTTCACCAAGTCCATGCCTTCTGAGTTCTTCTACCGGAACTCCTTTTAGAAGCTTGTAGACGAGGGTTGCGATTATTTCCAGATGTGCCAGTTCTTCTGTCCCTATATCCGTAAGAGTAGCTATAGATTGACCGGTAGGCATGGTATACCTTTGATTTAAATACCTCAGGGCTGCTGCCAGTTCACCATCGGGTCCGCCATATTGCGCGATTAAAAACTTAGCCATCTGTACATCGGGCTTGCACACATTGGCTGGATATTCCAGCTTTTTCTCATATACCCACATAAGCGTGCCTCCTTAATACTCTATTTGCCATGGCCACGGCTCATTTATATATTGCCATGGGTATGCGCTGGGCGTGAAGCCATAGGCTATGAGCGGGCCGTACTGCTGCTCGTAGGCCTGTTTTAATGCGTTGAGCTGCTGCGATACTGTGTTGTATTGAACCAGTGCATTTTGATCTTCTGGATGGGTATCCAGGTAAAGAGTTAACTCTATAGCGATAAAGCTTAGCTCCTGAATTTTTCTCAACAAGTCCATTTATCTTCACTCCTCTTCTTTTTTTCCATATAAGGCATGTATAGTTCAGGAAACATCGTGCCTTTTTTAAGGGCCTCTTCAGGGCTATAGCTCCTTGTATATATCTGAAATGGTACGTAGGCATGGGCCAATTTCCAGCCATAAGGCATATCTCTATCCATATCAAAACCTCCTGTGCAAAGGTATTTCAATAATAATATATTCAAAAGATATAGTATGGTGAGCTGTATAAAAATTTTATTATCGAAAAAAATAAACTATAAAGAAATTTACGAGGAGGTAGGAAGTATGCTCATTGGTAAAAAGCGAATACTGGTGTTCGCATTGGTTTTAATAATGCTCGCGGCAGGATATATGTTATACATAAACAACAGAGTTTCACAAATAAAAGATATACCGGATACCATAGGGTATGCTCAATCCCGCGGTTATTCGGATATGGGAGATGTATGGTTGCTGGCAAGGCTAGTCAACGGTGAAGCCAGAGGAGAGCCTTATGTAGGGAAAGTGGCTGTAGCAGCAGTAGTTTTAAACAGGGTTATGAATCCTTCATTTCCTAAATCGATACCTGGTGTCATATATCAGCCGGGAGCTTTTGAGTCGGTTTCTAACGGCCAGATTTGGACAAACCTGTCTACAGAAAGCCTTATGGCGGCCCAGGATGCCATGGCAGGCTGGGACCCTACAGGAGGAGCTCTTTTTTTCTGGAATCCCAGTAAACCGGTCAATCCGTGGATGTGGACCAGAATTATAACGACGCAAATCGGCAATCACGTATTTGCGAGATGAGGAGTGATTATAATGGATAGATGGATCAGGAGAATTGCAGCTCTGGCGGTTATGCTGGTTCTAATCGCTGTAGCCATATATCAGTACTGGGATAAGATGTTTTACTACAGGTATCTAGAAGGGCAGTACCAGAGATCCTTTTATGAACTAGTGGATCATGTACAGAGCGTACAATCGAATTTAGCAAAGCTTATGGTAGCAGACTCCACCACGCAAAATATCAATCTCCTTTCTGATACCTGGAGGCAGGCTTATGCGGCCCAGACCGATTTAAGTCAATTACCTGTAAACGCTATATCGATTATAAAGACATCTAAATTCTTGTCGCAGGTAGGGGACTATGCCAATAGCCTTGTGAGAAAACAGGCCTCAGGGCAAAAATTGGATGCCAGGGATATAAAAAACATAAAAGACCTTCATTCAAGGGCAGCGGCTATAACCGTAGAGCTTCAGAGGCTTAAAACTGACTCGGCAGCAAGGGGAATGGCTTTTTCACCCAGCAGTATAAAGCGAACCATGACTTCTCCAGCTGGGAAGAAGGATGTATTGAATGCCAGCATGGCTAATGTGGAAAAACAAATGGCCAATTATCCAAAGTTGATATACGATGGGCCGTTTTCATCTCATCTTGAAAATGTACCGCCCAAAGGTCTTACAGGTCCTGACGTTACACAGGCTCAAGCCCGTACCAGTGCAATAGACTTCATTGGCCGCGATAGAGTAAAGTCTGTTGCAGCATATAAGGCTAACAACGCCACATTTCCCTCTTATGGTTTTGTTGTAAATACTACAGGAGGTGCGGGGGATAGTATAGCGATAAATGTGAGCAAAAAAGGCGGGCATGTGGTATGGATGTTAAGCCAGAGGCCCATAGGGAAGACTAGTTTAACGCTATCACAGGCGGAAGGACGCGCGGCCGACTTTGTATCTAAAAAAGGTTTTAAAAATATGGTGGTGGCTTATTCTGAAAAGTATGAGAATACAGCTATATTCAATTTTGTACCATCGCAAAACGGTGTTATAATCTATCCCGACATGGTGAAAGTCAAGGTGGCTCTTGATAACGGCGAAGTGGTGGGCTTTGATGCCAGAGGGTACTATATGAACCACAGGGCCAGGACGCTTAAAGCGCCCAAACTGACCAAAGAGGAAGCGATGAAAAAATTGAGCAGAAATTTGAAGGTGGAATTCTCCAGACTTGCTGTTATACCACTGGA comes from Caldanaerobius fijiensis DSM 17918 and encodes:
- a CDS encoding P-II family nitrogen regulator yields the protein MKKIECIIRPEKLEEVKAALDKCGVHGLTVTHVMGCGQQKGRTEVYRGIELNINLLPKIKIEIVAKDSDVDKIVEAVANTARSGKIGDGKIFVYEIAEAIRIRTGEKGDTAI
- a CDS encoding manganese catalase family protein, yielding MWVYEKKLEYPANVCKPDVQMAKFLIAQYGGPDGELAAALRYLNQRYTMPTGQSIATLTDIGTEELAHLEIIATLVYKLLKGVPVEELRRHGLGEHYTEHDRALFYSDTTGMPWTATYIQAKGDPIADLHEDMAAEEKARSTYEHLINLTDDPCVKDTLRFLREREIVHFQRFGETLDLVQEELTKKKFY
- a CDS encoding spore coat protein CotJB, whose protein sequence is MDLLRKIQELSFIAIELTLYLDTHPEDQNALVQYNTVSQQLNALKQAYEQQYGPLIAYGFTPSAYPWQYINEPWPWQIEY
- a CDS encoding spore coat associated protein CotJA, yielding MDRDMPYGWKLAHAYVPFQIYTRSYSPEEALKKGTMFPELYMPYMEKKKRSEDKWTC
- a CDS encoding cell wall hydrolase — protein: MLIGKKRILVFALVLIMLAAGYMLYINNRVSQIKDIPDTIGYAQSRGYSDMGDVWLLARLVNGEARGEPYVGKVAVAAVVLNRVMNPSFPKSIPGVIYQPGAFESVSNGQIWTNLSTESLMAAQDAMAGWDPTGGALFFWNPSKPVNPWMWTRIITTQIGNHVFAR
- the ypeB gene encoding germination protein YpeB yields the protein MDRWIRRIAALAVMLVLIAVAIYQYWDKMFYYRYLEGQYQRSFYELVDHVQSVQSNLAKLMVADSTTQNINLLSDTWRQAYAAQTDLSQLPVNAISIIKTSKFLSQVGDYANSLVRKQASGQKLDARDIKNIKDLHSRAAAITVELQRLKTDSAARGMAFSPSSIKRTMTSPAGKKDVLNASMANVEKQMANYPKLIYDGPFSSHLENVPPKGLTGPDVTQAQARTSAIDFIGRDRVKSVAAYKANNATFPSYGFVVNTTGGAGDSIAINVSKKGGHVVWMLSQRPIGKTSLTLSQAEGRAADFVSKKGFKNMVVAYSEKYENTAIFNFVPSQNGVIIYPDMVKVKVALDNGEVVGFDARGYYMNHRARTLKAPKLTKEEAMKKLSRNLKVEFSRLAVIPLENRVEVLTYEFKGTYNGDTFYVYIDANTGKEVKVLQQVRTYKGDLTM